In Anaerolineales bacterium, one DNA window encodes the following:
- a CDS encoding CPBP family intramembrane metalloprotease translates to MTSKTKGIIVYLLLAFGVAWIPLTIQWMLGLRGPSEDATFWDYVVFLLLTLPTSFGPAIGAIVVRKWITREGFADAGLSLNLRQGWKYYLFALIYPAIVVPGTLILARIISGEQPDFSDLTVASLAQMIIIAIISTPIVWGEEFGWRGYLQVRLLADQPLKAAIATGLIWAIWHFPMILMGFLFSGNPLGLVLFPINMIITSLLYGWFQLRSGSIWAVSLAHAAGNTMVTPLLSSLLPQLAWPLVWAGYRLPILALLSLWIILSGQLKSQTQVADDIEGAA, encoded by the coding sequence ATGACATCCAAGACTAAAGGAATAATAGTTTATCTATTACTTGCTTTTGGTGTTGCATGGATACCACTAACAATTCAATGGATGTTGGGTTTGCGTGGTCCAAGTGAAGACGCAACTTTCTGGGATTATGTAGTTTTTTTGCTACTAACCCTGCCAACTTCCTTCGGGCCAGCAATTGGCGCGATCGTAGTTCGTAAGTGGATCACGCGCGAAGGCTTTGCCGATGCCGGTTTAAGTCTGAATCTACGCCAGGGATGGAAGTACTATTTGTTTGCACTAATTTATCCCGCAATTGTAGTACCAGGGACGTTGATTTTGGCGAGGATCATAAGCGGTGAACAGCCAGATTTTTCCGATCTTACAGTGGCGTCGCTGGCGCAAATGATAATCATCGCAATCATTTCTACCCCCATTGTATGGGGGGAAGAATTCGGTTGGCGCGGCTACCTGCAAGTTCGCTTGTTGGCAGATCAGCCATTAAAGGCAGCTATCGCCACCGGCTTGATTTGGGCAATCTGGCACTTTCCGATGATTCTGATGGGGTTTTTATTCTCAGGGAACCCACTCGGTTTGGTCTTGTTTCCCATCAATATGATAATTACATCGCTGTTGTATGGCTGGTTCCAATTGCGTTCCGGTAGTATTTGGGCTGTAAGTCTTGCCCATGCAGCCGGAAACACGATGGTCACGCCACTTCTCTCGTCACTGTTACCCCAATTAGCCTGGCCACTAGTCTGGGCAGGGTATCGTTTGCCAATACTCGCATTATTGAGCTTGTGGATAATCCTGAGCGGCCAACTCAAGTCACAAACTCAGGTAGCGGATGATATCGAAGGTGCCGCCTAA
- a CDS encoding SUMF1/EgtB/PvdO family nonheme iron enzyme yields MSISSYLEKLSKITEAILHSPFEWCHVNGGSVVLQDATKDGGTKGGTFQVQDFAIAKYPITNLQYERFIKNSNGFANTHWWKFSSEAVQWRKDHKNPKPPAFNDSDLPRTRVSWFDSMAFCSWLSAELKNTLHDDKPMNIHNVFTWITRLPTEQEWQRAAIGDTGWCYPWGNTLDETRGNYGNNVGQPSNVDKYSAGKSIFGVMDMTGNLWERCLTGWNQEIIDIGGYTYRIIKGGAWNIGNPDYLRSKDRGCHPPRGQLNDCGFRVLLDLGLQSQKAT; encoded by the coding sequence ATGTCCATTTCTTCATATCTCGAGAAGTTGTCAAAAATTACAGAGGCTATACTACACTCGCCATTTGAGTGGTGTCATGTGAATGGCGGTTCTGTGGTTCTTCAGGACGCGACAAAGGATGGCGGCACAAAAGGTGGAACTTTTCAAGTCCAGGACTTTGCAATTGCCAAATATCCAATTACAAATTTACAATATGAAAGATTTATCAAGAATTCAAATGGCTTTGCCAATACCCATTGGTGGAAATTTTCTTCCGAAGCAGTGCAGTGGCGGAAGGATCATAAAAATCCAAAGCCGCCTGCATTTAATGATTCTGATTTACCTCGCACGCGTGTCAGCTGGTTTGATAGCATGGCTTTTTGTTCTTGGCTTTCAGCAGAATTAAAGAACACATTGCATGATGATAAACCAATGAATATTCATAATGTATTCACATGGATTACTCGTCTTCCCACTGAACAAGAATGGCAACGTGCGGCGATAGGTGATACTGGGTGGTGTTATCCTTGGGGCAATACTTTGGATGAGACACGTGGAAACTATGGCAATAATGTTGGACAACCCAGTAATGTTGACAAGTATTCTGCGGGAAAAAGTATATTTGGTGTTATGGACATGACAGGGAACTTGTGGGAGAGATGTTTGACAGGTTGGAACCAGGAAATCATTGACATTGGTGGATATACGTATCGAATTATCAAAGGAGGGGCATGGAATATTGGCAATCCAGATTATTTGCGTTCAAAGGATCGCGGATGTCATCCCCCTCGCGGACAGCTTAACGATTGTGGGTTTCGCGTGCTTCTTGATTTAGGTTTACAATCGCAAAAAGCCACCTAA
- a CDS encoding type II CAAX endopeptidase family protein — protein sequence MVVTFILLLHITLMFVERTIALVVLWLCIIFLLQKTGRRTIGLRAPAHWGWWLAAPVVGLLMVGLTAAALWLLFGWTEQNLFYDMAHAVGWSFNLLGSESPLWARWALLAFAWLSSPFLEEPLFRGFAQSIYRQKVGLVWAILLQSGLFALVHPFTSLSWPLSIFATGVVYGLLAKYSRSIWPAALAHIAYNLGIVWISFRFMPQFVFQAW from the coding sequence ATGGTTGTCACGTTTATCCTGCTCCTTCATATCACGTTGATGTTCGTCGAGCGTACCATCGCGCTGGTTGTCCTCTGGCTGTGCATCATTTTCCTGCTCCAAAAAACGGGACGGCGGACGATTGGCCTGCGCGCGCCCGCCCATTGGGGTTGGTGGCTGGCCGCGCCCGTCGTTGGGCTGCTCATGGTCGGGTTGACGGCGGCAGCTTTATGGCTGCTGTTCGGCTGGACGGAGCAGAACCTTTTTTACGATATGGCCCATGCAGTGGGCTGGTCGTTTAATTTGCTAGGGAGCGAGTCCCCGCTTTGGGCGCGCTGGGCGCTGCTGGCATTCGCCTGGCTCTCCAGCCCGTTTTTGGAAGAACCGCTCTTTCGTGGTTTCGCCCAATCGATTTACAGACAAAAAGTCGGCTTGGTGTGGGCCATCCTGCTCCAATCCGGCCTGTTTGCACTGGTGCATCCGTTCACCAGCCTGTCCTGGCCCCTTTCCATCTTCGCCACCGGGGTGGTGTATGGGCTGCTGGCAAAATACAGCCGATCGATTTGGCCGGCGGCGCTTGCCCATATCGCGTACAATTTAGGTATCGTTTGGATATCCTTTCGATTCATGCCGCAGTTTGTGTTCCAGGCATGGTAA
- a CDS encoding alpha/beta hydrolase, whose protein sequence is MPNRKNRFTYWLRLLTVGLLAFYILFILAFSWIGADQMIKPAHHSVCCETPERFGAAYEDVTLMTADGVQLSGWYIPSQNGAAIILLHGYGGDRTGSLTNAEMLHRHGFGILLYDQRASGESQGETLSWGWRDVADVESALDFLRSRPDVTVPQYGIMGCSTGAEIAVGAGAQFEEIGAVVADGLLYTSIRDTLPPHDFKDWLGWPVYPLFITFMEWRSGASAPLSLTEAVAQIAPRPLLLIAAEKDGYEQWRSEGYYRAAAQPKEYWVVEGAAHCGGPAAQPEAYEARIVSFFGQALFEP, encoded by the coding sequence ATGCCAAACCGAAAAAACCGCTTCACATACTGGCTTCGCCTGCTCACAGTTGGCCTGCTTGCGTTTTATATTCTCTTCATCCTCGCCTTTTCCTGGATCGGCGCAGACCAGATGATAAAACCGGCCCATCATTCGGTCTGTTGCGAGACGCCTGAACGCTTTGGCGCGGCGTATGAAGATGTTACACTCATGACAGCCGATGGCGTTCAACTATCCGGCTGGTACATTCCTTCCCAAAACGGCGCGGCGATCATCCTGCTGCATGGCTACGGCGGCGACCGAACCGGCTCGCTCACCAATGCCGAAATGCTCCACCGGCACGGGTTCGGCATCCTGCTCTACGACCAGCGCGCCAGCGGCGAGAGCCAGGGCGAAACCCTTTCCTGGGGTTGGCGCGATGTCGCCGACGTGGAATCTGCCCTGGACTTCCTGCGAAGCCGTCCTGATGTCACCGTTCCACAGTACGGAATCATGGGCTGCTCCACCGGCGCGGAAATCGCCGTCGGGGCCGGGGCGCAGTTCGAGGAGATTGGCGCGGTCGTTGCGGACGGTCTTCTGTATACATCCATCCGCGACACTTTGCCGCCGCATGATTTCAAAGATTGGCTGGGCTGGCCCGTCTATCCCTTGTTTATTACCTTCATGGAATGGCGCAGCGGCGCATCCGCGCCTCTCTCGCTGACAGAAGCCGTCGCGCAAATCGCGCCGCGTCCGCTCTTGTTGATTGCGGCGGAGAAGGATGGCTACGAACAATGGCGCAGCGAAGGCTATTACCGGGCGGCGGCCCAGCCCAAAGAATACTGGGTGGTGGAAGGCGCAGCCCATTGCGGCGGCCCTGCTGCGCAGCCGGAAGCCTATGAAGCGCGTATCGTTTCGTTTTTTGGACAGGCTTTGTTTGAACCATAG
- a CDS encoding RDD family protein, whose amino-acid sequence MKTAPISRRILAYLIDSLIAFLVFVLAAQLLVFVPLRHLLIGSEDWFRSGWNTQAYTLLTMSLPTWLYFALSEISPRGGTLGKRLLNLKTVTKGSQGKMTLPQSLARTLVKLLPWEMAHLANNLPMPMWYDPDPGFRVAFLLSPILVSVYIALTFLTKERQSLHDLAARTVVLHLFTKESAR is encoded by the coding sequence ATGAAAACTGCCCCCATTTCCCGCCGTATCCTGGCTTACCTGATTGACAGCCTGATTGCCTTTCTTGTATTCGTCCTGGCGGCGCAACTGCTGGTTTTTGTCCCCTTGCGCCACCTGCTTATCGGCTCGGAAGATTGGTTCAGGTCGGGCTGGAACACCCAGGCTTACACCCTGCTGACCATGTCGCTCCCAACCTGGCTATATTTTGCGTTATCTGAAATTTCTCCTCGGGGAGGAACGCTTGGAAAACGCCTGCTCAACCTGAAAACGGTGACAAAAGGGTCGCAAGGCAAAATGACCTTGCCCCAATCGCTGGCTCGGACGCTGGTCAAGTTGTTGCCCTGGGAAATGGCGCACCTCGCCAACAACCTGCCCATGCCCATGTGGTACGACCCAGACCCCGGCTTTCGGGTTGCCTTCCTGCTCTCGCCCATCTTGGTGTCAGTGTACATCGCCCTGACATTTTTGACCAAAGAGAGACAAAGCCTGCACGACCTGGCAGCCCGGACAGTTGTCTTGCATCTGTTTACAAAGGAGAGTGCTCGATGA
- a CDS encoding transglutaminase domain-containing protein, translating into MQPFPSGGFFLYPTWVKYQVVETYTFLPKQAGDEVWLVAMRPKNNAYQRIENINIQWSGQVFDQQHDGIETIFFERVSVDAEAFEAQLIYNVALLQGHTVWQAPIEEKHTRAQKYIESDASQLTRAAKNICTEQNGDWPYRIFSFTASHLSLPQGTCIGGEPSALDAYDSQVGVCGAFANLMTALARACNTPAKSISGLSMPLFLPPWLATSSTWNHPGGAHAWVEIHTSEGWTIADPSWASGVPFARFWFGRSSGQYLSYGEVGGHDHVYEEILEWGKKRGGIIGAMSAPLKFVAISNNDSMAVIPSVTVKKYGMTAGFLRLALTSFS; encoded by the coding sequence TTGCAGCCATTCCCATCGGGGGGCTTCTTCCTGTACCCGACCTGGGTAAAGTATCAGGTTGTTGAAACCTACACTTTTTTACCAAAGCAAGCAGGGGATGAAGTTTGGTTGGTAGCGATGCGTCCGAAAAACAACGCTTACCAGCGCATTGAAAATATCAACATCCAATGGAGCGGACAGGTTTTTGATCAACAACACGATGGAATTGAAACAATCTTCTTTGAGCGTGTTTCGGTCGATGCCGAAGCCTTTGAAGCTCAACTCATCTATAATGTCGCTTTGCTACAGGGGCATACGGTTTGGCAAGCCCCGATTGAAGAAAAACATACACGCGCACAGAAATACATCGAATCGGATGCATCCCAACTGACGCGCGCCGCGAAAAACATTTGCACTGAACAAAACGGCGATTGGCCTTACCGGATCTTCTCTTTCACTGCCAGCCATCTCTCCTTGCCGCAAGGAACCTGTATTGGCGGCGAACCATCTGCCCTGGACGCCTATGATTCGCAGGTTGGCGTGTGCGGAGCATTTGCAAACTTAATGACTGCGCTGGCTCGCGCCTGTAATACTCCGGCAAAGTCAATCAGCGGGCTGTCAATGCCGTTGTTTTTACCGCCCTGGCTGGCAACTTCCAGCACATGGAATCATCCCGGCGGCGCTCACGCCTGGGTGGAAATCCACACAAGCGAGGGCTGGACAATTGCCGACCCCAGTTGGGCATCGGGAGTGCCATTTGCCCGTTTCTGGTTCGGGCGCAGTTCAGGGCAATATCTGTCTTACGGTGAAGTTGGCGGACATGATCATGTATATGAGGAAATACTTGAATGGGGCAAAAAACGTGGGGGTATCATTGGCGCAATGTCGGCCCCGCTTAAGTTTGTTGCCATTAGCAATAACGACTCTATGGCGGTTATCCCATCTGTAACGGTCAAAAAATACGGGATGACCGCTGGTTTTTTGCGGCTGGCTCTTACCTCCTTCTCTTGA
- a CDS encoding CPBP family intramembrane metalloprotease gives MQKKILGLSLSLAVPVVFVLFISPMFIKPNVNEPLSTLVGFGVFWGLAFAVLVFTRKTENLPLTTIGWNSLSWKSALMAIGFGVLLSLLVPVLTLLVSAIFPPSNSGTVTQVVSNYSWWILFLSVITAGITEEILFRGYSLERLLEVTGNKWISGLISLVFFVAVHATGWNIAHIVGVVVPLGMILTGLYFWQRNVFFVIIVHVVIDLPLVIMALLA, from the coding sequence ATGCAAAAAAAGATTCTCGGATTAAGTTTATCTCTGGCTGTCCCCGTAGTTTTCGTTTTGTTCATCAGCCCGATGTTTATCAAACCTAATGTCAATGAGCCACTTTCTACCTTGGTGGGCTTTGGTGTTTTTTGGGGACTGGCTTTTGCGGTGCTGGTTTTCACGCGAAAAACTGAGAACTTGCCATTGACCACAATTGGATGGAACTCTTTATCTTGGAAATCGGCACTGATGGCAATTGGGTTCGGTGTCTTGTTATCGCTGTTAGTACCCGTGCTTACTTTGTTGGTCAGCGCGATTTTCCCACCATCGAATTCAGGAACGGTAACACAAGTCGTGTCAAATTATTCTTGGTGGATATTATTCTTAAGTGTAATAACAGCGGGCATAACGGAAGAAATTTTGTTTCGTGGCTATTCTCTAGAGCGATTATTAGAAGTTACAGGCAATAAGTGGATAAGCGGGTTGATTAGTCTAGTATTTTTTGTGGCTGTTCACGCTACGGGATGGAATATTGCTCACATCGTTGGCGTGGTCGTTCCATTAGGAATGATTCTTACTGGTTTATACTTTTGGCAACGAAATGTATTCTTTGTGATAATCGTTCATGTGGTCATAGATTTGCCTTTGGTTATTATGGCGCTGTTAGCATAA
- a CDS encoding tyrosine-type recombinase/integrase translates to MSNDLMQHFERYLTDKNGAVSVKGYMSDARKFLAWTKDERGVELTIPLLQTEPHLLNKAVIEAFIKNLHAEKYAISTIARHAASMRVFGNFLAARGITPINPAEKVKIEKLPLPDPRGLTDEERAKLEYVFRTPWERTTNKTKRKRKLDLAPKLIVRDRAIMLTLMYAGPRVSELVNIDVHDVTLKDRSGWILIRNGKGGQPRKVDIPKQVREALADWLDVRRTFPARDDALFIELKRSFSRLTQRTIQNMLVDASKRCGVNVTPHTLRHTYAYMLMHSGVHPKTAAALMGHSLEMALRYGSSKDEDKRNAAESLDNKSIF, encoded by the coding sequence ATGTCCAATGATCTGATGCAGCACTTCGAGCGTTATCTGACAGATAAGAATGGCGCAGTCTCAGTCAAAGGATACATGAGCGACGCGCGGAAATTCCTGGCGTGGACGAAGGATGAGAGAGGTGTGGAATTGACCATCCCCCTGCTCCAAACCGAACCGCACCTGCTCAACAAGGCGGTCATCGAGGCGTTTATCAAGAACCTGCACGCGGAGAAGTACGCCATCTCCACGATTGCCAGGCACGCGGCATCAATGCGCGTTTTCGGAAACTTCCTCGCCGCGCGCGGGATAACGCCAATCAATCCAGCCGAAAAGGTGAAGATCGAGAAACTGCCTCTCCCCGATCCAAGAGGGTTGACCGACGAGGAACGCGCGAAGCTGGAATATGTATTCCGCACTCCCTGGGAGCGGACAACGAATAAGACGAAACGAAAGCGTAAACTCGATCTCGCCCCCAAATTGATCGTCCGCGACCGCGCCATCATGCTGACGTTGATGTACGCCGGTCCTCGCGTGAGCGAGCTCGTTAATATCGACGTGCATGATGTCACATTGAAAGACCGTTCCGGCTGGATCCTGATCCGCAACGGGAAAGGCGGACAGCCCCGCAAGGTGGACATTCCCAAACAGGTGCGCGAAGCGTTGGCGGATTGGCTTGATGTGCGGCGGACCTTCCCTGCCAGGGACGATGCCCTGTTCATTGAATTGAAGCGATCATTTTCACGCCTCACCCAACGGACGATACAAAACATGCTCGTTGATGCATCCAAACGTTGCGGGGTGAATGTCACCCCCCACACGCTGCGGCATACCTACGCCTACATGCTGATGCACAGCGGCGTCCACCCCAAGACAGCTGCTGCTCTCATGGGTCATTCGCTCGAAATGGCGCTGCGATACGGTTCTTCCAAGGATGAGGATAAGCGGAATGCCGCTGAAAGCTTGGATAATAAATCTATTTTTTAG
- a CDS encoding type II toxin-antitoxin system VapC family toxin produces the protein MDNPPTFILDTFALLAYLRDEPAASRIEKLLKDAKQGKYRLYLSIINLGELLYITERRGATEKAQVALALLRQLPVEILPADEQTVFAAAHVKANYAISYADAFAIAAAQHMGGTVITGDPEFNAVEEIVQVEWLPAAE, from the coding sequence ATGGACAATCCACCCACATTCATCCTGGACACGTTTGCCTTGCTCGCCTATTTACGGGATGAACCCGCCGCCTCACGCATTGAAAAGCTCCTGAAAGATGCCAAACAAGGAAAGTACCGTCTTTACCTCTCCATCATCAATCTTGGGGAACTGCTCTACATCACAGAACGAAGAGGCGCCACAGAGAAAGCGCAGGTTGCGCTGGCGCTGCTTCGACAACTGCCTGTCGAAATTCTTCCCGCTGATGAGCAAACCGTCTTTGCCGCCGCCCACGTCAAGGCGAATTACGCCATTTCGTATGCTGACGCTTTTGCCATTGCGGCCGCGCAGCATATGGGCGGCACGGTCATAACAGGCGATCCAGAATTCAATGCAGTTGAAGAGATTGTGCAGGTAGAGTGGCTGCCTGCTGCTGAGTGA
- a CDS encoding AbrB/MazE/SpoVT family DNA-binding domain-containing protein, with protein MTLTVSSKGWIVIPAELRKKYHLTPGTEVVIVDYGGVLSIIPATKDPIKAGRGLLKDLPSLTKDLLEERRKERKREEARMK; from the coding sequence ATGACTTTAACCGTTTCAAGTAAAGGCTGGATCGTCATCCCCGCTGAACTGAGAAAAAAGTATCACCTGACGCCTGGCACGGAGGTGGTTATTGTGGATTACGGCGGCGTTCTGTCCATCATCCCGGCCACGAAGGATCCCATCAAAGCAGGGCGCGGCTTATTGAAGGACCTTCCCTCACTGACCAAAGACCTGTTGGAAGAACGCAGGAAAGAACGCAAACGCGAAGAGGCGAGGATGAAATAA